The following proteins are encoded in a genomic region of Selenomonadales bacterium:
- the ruvX gene encoding Holliday junction resolvase RuvX has translation MQARRILGLDVGEKKIGVAVSDPLGLTAQGLETILRRSLAQDVRQIVELVAHWQVGLIVVGLPISLNNTAGPQAEKVKSFAAALAAKTPVPLSFVDERFSTRIATQTLLLADTSRQKRKQVVDRLAAQLILQAYLDRAENRKDPI, from the coding sequence TTGCAGGCACGGCGCATACTAGGGCTAGACGTGGGGGAGAAGAAGATTGGGGTGGCTGTAAGCGACCCGCTGGGGCTTACCGCGCAGGGGCTAGAGACAATCTTGCGGCGGTCACTCGCCCAGGATGTCAGGCAGATAGTCGAACTGGTAGCGCATTGGCAGGTAGGCCTAATCGTTGTTGGGCTCCCCATTTCGCTTAACAACACTGCCGGTCCGCAGGCAGAGAAAGTGAAGAGCTTTGCCGCCGCGCTTGCCGCCAAGACCCCTGTCCCACTGAGTTTCGTGGACGAACGGTTCAGTACCCGCATCGCCACGCAGACGCTACTCCTTGCCGACACGTCAAGGCAAAAGCGCAAGCAGGTAGTAGACAGGCTTGCGGCTCAGCTTATCCTGCAGGCATATCTTGACCGCGCAGAAAACCGCAAAGACCCTATTTGA
- a CDS encoding aldo/keto reductase, with protein MRLVRLCGTIEVSELCYGTLTLGPLQKGLTPKEGGRLLRLAFELGVNFFDTAELYGTYAHLAAGLAENINEVVIATKSYAPDAAGMEQSLAGALRSLNRDYIDIFLLHEQESLHTLRGHAPALEFLLRQREAGTVRAVGISTHHVAGVRAAQQYPEIEVVHPLINKAGIGIVDGSREDMAAAIHDAAKQNKGVYAMKALGGGSLYADALAAISYVRALPGVTAVALGMGSPADVYANCALFSQGAFPADYRPEQSRRRLHLEPWCNGCGVCTERCPQGALSLAAGKAVITAEKCVLCGYCVARCPDFNLKVI; from the coding sequence GTGCGGCTGGTGCGGTTGTGTGGGACGATTGAGGTCTCCGAGCTGTGCTACGGCACGCTAACGCTTGGGCCTCTGCAGAAGGGCCTGACCCCAAAAGAGGGGGGTAGGCTCCTTCGGCTTGCCTTTGAACTTGGCGTCAACTTCTTTGATACCGCAGAGCTGTACGGAACATACGCCCACCTCGCAGCCGGTCTCGCCGAAAACATAAACGAAGTCGTAATTGCCACCAAGAGCTACGCCCCCGACGCGGCAGGAATGGAACAGAGCTTAGCGGGAGCCCTGCGCAGCCTAAACCGTGACTACATCGACATATTCCTGCTGCACGAGCAAGAGTCTTTGCACACCCTGCGCGGACATGCTCCTGCGCTGGAGTTTCTGCTGCGCCAGCGCGAGGCAGGCACCGTGCGCGCGGTGGGCATTTCTACGCACCATGTGGCGGGCGTGCGCGCCGCGCAGCAGTATCCAGAAATCGAGGTAGTTCATCCGCTAATCAACAAAGCGGGCATAGGTATAGTAGACGGCTCACGCGAAGACATGGCTGCGGCAATTCACGACGCGGCCAAGCAGAATAAAGGCGTTTATGCCATGAAGGCGCTAGGCGGAGGGTCGCTCTATGCCGACGCCTTGGCGGCCATCTCTTATGTGCGCGCGTTGCCCGGCGTAACCGCGGTAGCTCTCGGGATGGGCTCGCCGGCCGATGTATACGCGAACTGTGCTTTGTTCTCGCAAGGCGCGTTTCCTGCGGATTACCGCCCAGAGCAAAGCAGACGCCGCCTGCACCTCGAACCTTGGTGCAACGGGTGCGGCGTTTGCACAGAGCGTTGCCCGCAGGGAGCGCTGTCTCTCGCGGCGGGGAAGGCTGTAATTACGGCGGAGAAGTGCGTGTTATGTGGCTACTGCGTCGCACGCTGCCCCGATTTTAACTTGAAGGTGATTTAA
- a CDS encoding DUF1292 domain-containing protein: protein MTENERDEVVVLTDDEGNEFEFQIIDVLEVEGNRYAVLFPLDDEEADEDEALIMRLETDEDGDDVLVDIDDDQEWEKVVAEWESMLADEEDLDEELELDDESDK, encoded by the coding sequence ATGACTGAGAACGAACGCGACGAGGTTGTTGTACTCACGGATGACGAAGGCAACGAGTTTGAGTTCCAAATTATCGATGTCCTAGAGGTAGAGGGAAATCGCTATGCCGTGTTGTTCCCGCTTGACGACGAAGAAGCCGACGAAGACGAAGCTCTAATCATGCGTCTTGAGACCGACGAGGACGGGGACGATGTACTCGTAGATATCGATGACGACCAAGAGTGGGAGAAAGTCGTTGCCGAGTGGGAAAGCATGCTTGCCGATGAAGAAGACCTAGATGAAGAACTCGAACTAGACGACGAGTCTGACAAATAG
- a CDS encoding IreB family regulatory phosphoprotein has translation MDETRVIQKIETDRRQQVREVLQQVSAALKEKGYNPTFHITGYLLSGDPAYITYHQNARNIIRRVERDEILEELINSYLERR, from the coding sequence ATGGATGAGACGAGAGTAATCCAAAAAATCGAGACAGACCGTCGCCAGCAGGTGCGCGAAGTGCTGCAGCAGGTGTCCGCGGCGCTCAAAGAGAAGGGATACAACCCTACGTTCCACATCACGGGATATCTCTTGTCGGGCGACCCTGCCTATATCACTTACCACCAGAACGCGCGCAACATTATTCGCCGGGTAGAGCGCGATGAGATCTTAGAGGAGCTCATTAACAGCTACCTTGAGCGGCGTTAG